Proteins found in one Arachis stenosperma cultivar V10309 chromosome 8, arast.V10309.gnm1.PFL2, whole genome shotgun sequence genomic segment:
- the LOC130945474 gene encoding uncharacterized protein LOC130945474, which yields MGLVHGHQGRLEQLDQELERQREAEQNLREEIERRKELEEKLTKLESSLKGRNSRGNREESPLGGEDPFSEDIIRAKVPRNFKSPDMNLYDGTTDPKHHLSNFKSRMYLADASDATRCKAFPTTLSKAAMKWFDSLLPRSVTSFEDLSRKFLMRFSIQKDKVKHAPSFLGVKQEVGEPLCDYMERFNKACLEIQDLPTEEVIMGLVNGLRGGPFSQSISKRHPTSLSHVQERAEKYINMEKNAKLRESSWRPGHPPSIKEREREPKKKEDLGLDRPRKYHSYTPLKVSIVDVYREICNTERLPPPRPIKNKKRGESQRLLQVP from the coding sequence ATGGGACTGGTCCACGGCCACCAAGGTCGTCTGGAGCAACTGGACCAGGAACTAGAACGACAACGAGAGGCAGAGCAAAACCTTAGGGAGGAAATagaacgacgaaaagagttgGAAGAAAAACTCACAAAACTTGAATCCTCCCTTAAAGGCCGAAACTCCCGCGGCAACCGAGAAGAGTCACCCTTGGGAGGAGAGGACCcgttcagcgaggacataataaGGGCGAAGGTTCCaagaaacttcaaaagccctgatatgaaCCTCTATGACGGAACCACAGACCCAAAGCATCATTTAAGcaatttcaaaagtcggatgtatctggCTGATGCTTCTGATGCAACACGTTGCAAGGCTTTTCCGACCACCCTGTCAAAAGCGGCGATGAAGTGGTTTGATAGCCTCCTTCCAAGGTCGGTTACCAGCTTTGAGGACCTCTCAAGAAAATTTCTGATGcgattctccatccagaaggataaagtaaaacatgcaccgagcttCTTGGGAGTTAAACAGGAGGTCGGGGAACCTCTGTGTGAttacatggaaaggttcaacaaagcatgtttggaAATTCAAGATCTGCCCACAGAGGAAGTTATCATGGGATTAGTAAATGGACTTAGGGGAGgacccttctcacagtccatatcaaAAAGGCACCCGACCTCTTTGAGTCATGTACAGGAGAGAgcggaaaagtacatcaacatggagaaaaATGCCAAACTGAGAGAGTCGAGTTGGCGACCTGGGCACCCTCCCTCGAtaaaagagagggagagggagccCAAGAAGAAAGAAGACCTCGGTCTCGACAGACCCaggaaatatcactcttatactcctttAAAGGTttctatagtggacgtataTAGAGAAATTTGCAATACTGAAAGGCTGCCGCCTCCCAggcccattaaaaataaaaaaaggggggAGTCGCAGCGATTACTGcaagtaccataa